The following proteins come from a genomic window of Accipiter gentilis chromosome 2, bAccGen1.1, whole genome shotgun sequence:
- the NPBWR1 gene encoding neuropeptides B/W receptor type 1, translated as MENSSRPDTNSSCADCAGRADGGLNMSAPLLSPSFYVTVPVIYSVICAVGLTGNTAVIYVILKAPKMKTVTNIFILNLAIADELFTLVLPINIADYLLLQWPFGEFMCKLIISIDQYNTFSSIYFLTVMSIDRYLVVVATTKSRKMSYRTYRAAKIVSLCVWSFVTVIILPFTVFAKIHKEQGRSQCVFVFPHPESMWWKGSRIYTLILGFAIPVSTICILYTTMLCKLRRVHLHCNAKALDKAKKKVTLMVFVILAACLFCWTPYHLSTVVALTTDIPQTPLIIGISYFITSLSYANSCFNPFLYAFLDDSFRRSFRKLIDCRTTS; from the coding sequence ATGGAGAACTCCTCCCGCCCTGACACCAATTCCTCATGTGCAGACTGCGCCGGGAGAGCGGATGGGGGTCTGAATATGTCCGCTCCCCTACTGAGCCCTAGCTTCTACGTCACGGTGCCTGTTATCTACTCAGTCATCTGTGCCGTGGGGCTGACAGGCAACACCGCCGTCATCTATGTAATCCTCAAAGCCCCGAAGATGAAAACGGTCACCAACATCTTCATCCTCAACCTGGCCATTGCTGACGAGCTCTTTACCTTGGTGCTACCCATCAACATTGCTGACTACCTGCTCCTGCAGTGGCCCTTTGGAGAGTTCATGTGCAAGCTCATCATCTCCATAGACCAGTACAACACCTTCTCCAGCATCTACTTCCTCACCGTGATGAGCATTGACCGCTACCTGGTTGTGGTGGCCACCACCAAGTCCAGGAAGATGTCCTACCGCACCTACCGAGCAGCCAAGATCGTGAGCCTCTGCGTCTGGTCCTTTGTCACTGTCATCATCCTGCCCTTCACTGTCTTTGCTAAGATACACAAGGAGCAGGGGCGCTCCCAGTGTGTCTTCGTGTTCCCCCACCCTGAGAGCATGTGGTGGAAAGGCAGTCGGATCTATACCCTTATTTTAGGCTTTGCCATCCCAGTGTCCACCATCTGCATCCTCTACACCACCATGCTGTGCAAATTGAGACGCGTCCACCTCCACTGCAATGCAAAAGCCCTggacaaagccaaaaaaaaggtGACGCTGATGGTGTTTGTCATCCTGGCTGCGTGCCTGTTCTGCTGGACGCCCTATCACCTTAGCACAGTGGTGGCCCTCACCACAGACATCCCGCAAACTCCACTCATCATTGGGATTTCCTACTTCATCACTAGCTTGAGTTATGCCAACAGCTGCTTCAACCCTTTCCTGTATGCCTTTCTGGATGACAGTTTCCGGAGGAGCTTTCGCAAACTGATAGATTGCAGAACCACCTCATAA